In the genome of Massilia sp. PAMC28688, one region contains:
- the mfd gene encoding transcription-repair coupling factor, with product MPFDLNKSLPKPGQRFVLPTLYGSSDAYALAVAALALKAGKQMLVVVVANASDGQRLLDEIPWFAQNQLACHLLPDWETLPYDAFSPHQDLVSERLATLHEVQNGRCDVLIVPATTTLVRLAPPSFLASYTFFFKQGEKLDEARLKAQLTLAGYTHNSQVMSPGEYSVRGGLIDLFPMGSALPYRLDLFGDEIETIRTFDADTQRSLYPVREVRLLPGREFPMDEEARKTFRNRWRERFEGDPSRSVVYKDIKSGIASAGIEYYLPLFFEQTATLFDYLPQGASLALVGDIDAAIKRFWVDTESRYRFLKTDRDRPILTPDEIFLSDENFFTLAKPYARWSIARDADLQPSDLSAPIPNIAVNRRVEDPLTNLRAFLLQSDKRVMICAESNGRRETLQQYFNEYGLDTVPVEGFEGFRASAARLALGVAPLQAGFELTEAAANDLVFITETELYAGSGRRAGKKKQEGVTQVESMVRDLSELKIGDPVVHINHGIGRYMGLISMDLGEGETEFLHLEYAKDTKLYVPVSQLHVISRYSGASPEDAPLHSLGSGQWEKAKRKAAEQVRDTAAELLNLYARRALRKGHSFEYSAHDYQNFADSFGFEETPDQAEAINNVIKDMTSGKPMDRLVCGDVGFGKTEVALRAAFIAVMGGKQVAILAPTTLLAEQHAQTFADRFADWPVRIAELSRFRTGKEINTAIKGMADGTLDIVIGTHKLLSPDVQFTRLGLVIIDEEHRFGVRQKEALKALRAEVDVLTLTATPIPRTLGMALEGLRDFSIIATAPQKRLAIKTFVRSEDGSVIREACLRELKRGGQIYFLHNEVETIQNRFAMLSELLPEARIGVAHGQMHERDLEKVMRDFVAQRFNILLCTTIIETGIDVPTANTIIMHRADKFGLAQLHQLRGRVGRSHHQAYAYLLVNDVTGLSKQAQRRLDAIQQMEELGSGFFLAMHDLEIRGAGEVLGENQSGEMLEVGFQLYSDMLNEAVRSLKAGKEPDLAAPLATTTEINLHVPALLPADFCGDVHERLSIYKRMANCATQDKIDDMQEELIDRFGKLPDPVQALIETHRLRVAAKAVGIIKIDAHSEAANLQFMVNPPIDSMRIITLIQKSRHIKLAGQDKLKITASMPDLASRVLQVKQTIKQLLA from the coding sequence ATGCCTTTTGATTTAAACAAGTCCCTTCCCAAGCCCGGCCAGCGCTTTGTGCTGCCAACGCTGTATGGTTCGTCCGACGCCTACGCACTGGCGGTGGCAGCGCTCGCACTCAAGGCCGGCAAGCAGATGCTGGTGGTGGTGGTGGCAAACGCCAGCGACGGCCAGCGCCTGCTCGACGAAATTCCGTGGTTCGCGCAGAACCAGCTCGCGTGCCACCTGCTGCCGGACTGGGAAACGCTGCCCTACGATGCCTTTTCGCCGCACCAGGACCTGGTATCCGAACGCCTGGCCACGCTGCACGAAGTACAAAATGGCCGCTGCGACGTGCTCATTGTCCCGGCCACGACAACCCTGGTGCGCCTGGCGCCACCATCGTTTTTGGCCAGCTACACCTTCTTTTTCAAGCAGGGCGAAAAGCTCGACGAGGCCAGGCTCAAGGCGCAGCTGACGCTGGCCGGCTACACCCACAATTCGCAGGTCATGTCGCCGGGCGAATACTCGGTGCGCGGTGGCCTGATTGACCTGTTCCCCATGGGTTCGGCCCTGCCCTACCGGCTGGACCTGTTTGGCGACGAAATCGAAACCATCCGCACCTTTGACGCCGACACCCAGCGTTCGCTGTACCCGGTGCGCGAAGTGCGCCTGCTGCCGGGCCGCGAATTCCCCATGGATGAAGAGGCGCGCAAGACCTTCCGCAACCGCTGGCGCGAACGCTTTGAAGGCGATCCATCGCGCTCGGTGGTGTACAAGGATATCAAGAGCGGCATCGCCTCGGCCGGCATCGAATACTACCTGCCGCTGTTTTTCGAGCAGACCGCCACCCTGTTCGACTACCTGCCGCAGGGTGCCAGCCTGGCCCTGGTGGGCGACATTGACGCGGCCATCAAACGCTTCTGGGTCGATACCGAATCGCGCTACCGCTTCCTCAAGACCGACCGCGACCGGCCGATCCTGACGCCGGACGAGATTTTCCTCAGTGACGAGAACTTCTTCACCCTGGCCAAACCTTATGCGCGCTGGAGCATCGCCCGCGACGCGGACCTGCAGCCTTCGGACCTGTCGGCGCCCATTCCCAACATCGCCGTCAATCGCCGCGTTGAAGACCCCTTGACCAACCTGCGCGCTTTCCTGCTGCAGTCAGACAAGCGCGTGATGATCTGCGCCGAGTCCAACGGCCGCCGCGAAACGCTGCAGCAGTACTTCAACGAATACGGCCTCGATACGGTGCCGGTCGAAGGCTTTGAAGGCTTTCGCGCTTCTGCCGCCCGCCTGGCGCTGGGCGTGGCCCCGCTGCAGGCCGGCTTCGAGCTGACCGAGGCCGCCGCCAACGACCTGGTATTCATTACCGAGACCGAGCTGTATGCAGGCTCGGGACGGCGCGCCGGAAAAAAGAAGCAGGAAGGCGTCACCCAGGTCGAGTCGATGGTGCGCGACCTGTCCGAGCTCAAGATCGGCGACCCGGTGGTGCACATCAATCATGGCATCGGGCGCTACATGGGCCTGATCAGCATGGACCTGGGCGAAGGCGAAACGGAATTTCTGCACCTGGAGTATGCCAAGGACACCAAGCTGTATGTGCCGGTCTCGCAGCTGCACGTCATCTCGCGCTATTCCGGCGCCTCGCCCGAGGATGCGCCGCTGCACAGCCTGGGCTCGGGCCAGTGGGAAAAAGCCAAGCGCAAGGCGGCCGAACAGGTGCGCGACACCGCCGCCGAACTGCTCAACCTGTACGCCCGGCGCGCGCTGCGCAAGGGCCACAGCTTTGAATACTCGGCCCACGACTACCAGAATTTCGCGGACAGCTTCGGGTTTGAAGAAACACCCGACCAGGCCGAGGCCATCAACAACGTCATCAAGGATATGACCTCGGGCAAGCCGATGGACCGGCTGGTGTGCGGCGATGTGGGCTTTGGCAAGACCGAAGTGGCCCTGCGCGCCGCGTTCATTGCCGTCATGGGCGGCAAGCAGGTCGCCATCCTGGCCCCCACCACGCTGCTGGCCGAGCAGCATGCCCAGACCTTTGCCGACCGCTTTGCCGACTGGCCGGTGCGCATTGCCGAACTGTCGCGTTTCAGGACCGGCAAGGAGATCAACACCGCCATCAAGGGCATGGCCGACGGCACGCTTGATATCGTGATCGGTACCCACAAGCTGCTCTCGCCCGACGTGCAGTTCACCCGCCTTGGCCTGGTCATCATCGACGAGGAACACCGCTTCGGCGTGCGCCAGAAGGAAGCGCTCAAGGCCCTGCGCGCCGAGGTCGATGTGCTCACGCTCACCGCCACCCCCATCCCGCGCACCCTCGGCATGGCGCTCGAAGGCCTGCGCGACTTTTCGATCATTGCCACGGCGCCGCAGAAGCGCCTGGCGATCAAGACCTTCGTGCGCAGCGAGGATGGCTCCGTCATCCGCGAAGCCTGCCTGCGCGAACTCAAGCGCGGCGGCCAGATCTATTTCCTGCACAACGAAGTGGAAACCATCCAGAACCGCTTCGCCATGCTCAGCGAACTGCTGCCGGAGGCGCGTATCGGCGTGGCCCACGGCCAGATGCACGAGCGCGACCTCGAAAAGGTGATGCGCGACTTCGTGGCGCAGCGCTTCAACATCCTGCTGTGCACCACCATTATCGAGACCGGCATCGACGTGCCGACCGCGAACACCATCATCATGCACCGCGCCGACAAGTTCGGCCTGGCGCAGCTGCACCAGCTGCGCGGCCGGGTGGGACGCTCGCACCACCAGGCGTACGCCTATTTACTGGTCAACGATGTGACCGGCCTGTCCAAGCAGGCGCAGCGCCGGCTCGATGCGATCCAGCAGATGGAAGAACTGGGCAGCGGCTTTTTCCTGGCCATGCACGACCTGGAGATCCGCGGTGCCGGCGAAGTACTGGGCGAGAATCAGTCCGGCGAAATGCTGGAAGTGGGCTTTCAGCTCTATTCCGACATGCTCAATGAAGCGGTGCGTTCGCTCAAGGCGGGCAAGGAGCCCGACCTTGCCGCGCCGCTGGCCACGACCACCGAAATCAACCTGCACGTGCCGGCCCTGCTGCCGGCCGACTTCTGCGGCGACGTGCATGAGCGCCTGTCCATCTACAAGCGCATGGCCAACTGCGCCACCCAGGACAAGATCGACGACATGCAGGAAGAGCTGATCGACCGCTTCGGCAAGCTGCCGGACCCGGTGCAGGCCCTGATTGAAACGCACCGCCTGCGGGTGGCGGCCAAGGCAGTGGGCATCATCAAGATCGACGCCCACAGCGAGGCGGCCAACCTGCAATTCATGGTCAATCCGCCCATCGATTCCATGCGCATCATCACGCTGATCCAGAAAAGCCGCCATATCAAGCTGGCCGGCCAGGACAAGCTCAAGATCACCGCCAGCATGCCGGACCTGGCATCGCGCGTGCTGCAGGTAAAGCAAACCATCAAACAACTGCTGGCATGA
- the serB gene encoding phosphoserine phosphatase SerB, which produces MNLVLQGPDATPELLARIAALAAPERVVGIGEHAVRCENVAYSEALHRTLFLAAESARLDATFITPGRSLADFRLVAMDMDSTLITIECIDEIADMQGLKAQVSEITEAAMRGELDFSGSLRRRVALLKGLDASALERVYTERLAISMGGEAMLAAVKAAGLKTLLVSGGFTYFTDRLRERLGIDYSHANTLEVVDGKLTGQVAGTIVNAEEKQATVERVCHEMGISPRQAIVMGDGANDLKMMGIAGLSVAFRAKPVVRAQASVALNFSGLDGLLAVLA; this is translated from the coding sequence ATGAACCTGGTCTTGCAGGGTCCTGACGCGACACCTGAGCTGTTGGCACGGATCGCCGCACTGGCGGCGCCTGAACGGGTGGTCGGCATCGGCGAGCACGCAGTACGCTGCGAAAACGTGGCCTATTCGGAGGCCCTGCACCGCACACTGTTCCTGGCGGCGGAATCGGCGCGGCTGGACGCCACGTTCATTACACCGGGACGCAGCCTGGCAGACTTTCGCCTGGTCGCCATGGACATGGACTCGACCCTCATCACCATTGAGTGCATTGACGAAATCGCCGACATGCAGGGCCTGAAAGCCCAGGTCTCGGAAATCACCGAGGCGGCCATGCGCGGCGAACTTGATTTTTCCGGAAGCCTGCGCCGGCGCGTGGCCCTGCTCAAGGGACTCGACGCCAGTGCGCTGGAGCGCGTCTACACCGAGCGGCTGGCCATTTCCATGGGTGGCGAGGCAATGCTGGCCGCGGTCAAGGCTGCCGGGCTGAAAACGCTGCTGGTCTCGGGCGGGTTCACCTACTTTACCGACCGCTTGCGCGAACGTCTGGGCATCGACTACAGTCACGCCAATACGCTCGAAGTCGTGGACGGCAAGCTGACCGGCCAGGTGGCAGGCACCATTGTCAATGCCGAGGAAAAGCAGGCCACGGTGGAACGCGTGTGTCACGAGATGGGGATCAGCCCGCGCCAGGCCATCGTCATGGGCGACGGCGCCAACGACCTGAAAATGATGGGCATTGCCGGCCTGTCGGTAGCCTTCCGGGCCAAGCCGGTGGTGCGGGCGCAGGCATCGGTGGCCCTCAATTTCAGTGGCCTCGATGGCCTGCTGGCGGTGCTGGCCTGA
- a CDS encoding GNAT family N-acetyltransferase, translated as MFILRAARLAEKDAMNALIRRSGTGLAAGFYTEEQARAITREIFGVDSALVADGTYFVIEDEGVMVACGGWSRRATDFGGDHAKSGNDRLLDPASEPARIRAFFVDPAMARKGLGSMLLEHCTQMARQAGFTSLELVSTMPGEPLYIRHGFSALERISLPLSGGVVVALTRMGKRIG; from the coding sequence ATGTTTATCCTGCGCGCCGCCCGTCTTGCGGAAAAAGACGCCATGAACGCCCTGATCCGCAGGTCCGGCACCGGCCTGGCGGCAGGCTTCTACACCGAGGAGCAGGCCCGGGCCATCACGCGCGAAATCTTCGGCGTTGACAGTGCGCTGGTGGCCGATGGCACCTACTTTGTCATTGAAGACGAGGGCGTGATGGTGGCCTGCGGCGGCTGGAGCCGGCGCGCCACCGATTTCGGCGGCGACCATGCCAAGAGCGGCAATGACCGGCTGCTCGATCCGGCCAGCGAGCCGGCGCGCATCCGGGCTTTTTTTGTCGACCCTGCCATGGCCCGCAAAGGGCTCGGTTCCATGCTGCTCGAACACTGCACGCAAATGGCGCGCCAGGCCGGGTTCACGTCTCTGGAACTGGTGTCGACCATGCCCGGCGAGCCACTCTACATCCGGCATGGCTTCAGTGCGCTCGAACGGATTAGCTTGCCGCTGTCGGGCGGGGTGGTGGTGGCGCTCACCCGCATGGGCAAGCGCATCGGCTAA
- the pepA gene encoding flocculation-associated PEP-CTERM protein PepA, protein MKFASKFAVAAIAAYSFAGVANANVVMNDWVFNPTGTGFAAGQVINEYLDINGNAFIQLTPTSASTFNFVEHAVFNIVQADSNGQYFPINYAGGNISATFEAYGTGNFSGAFTFTGGKITMYHNPTNGQYGTTAGIYGANLGTVIANFDVIAGGGGNVDGSGSPTNNGQISVNARASTPGGLTAGYFFRGNGADLANEDILSFAFTNANTVGSPTSRLVNEVACQYAAYAGPGCAGGTYRNVAGSHFFVSNNGQFKLASEVPEPGSLALLGLAMLGAGVVSRKRKQA, encoded by the coding sequence ATGAAATTTGCATCGAAATTTGCCGTTGCTGCCATCGCCGCCTACTCCTTCGCAGGCGTTGCCAACGCTAACGTCGTCATGAACGACTGGGTATTCAACCCAACCGGCACCGGCTTTGCCGCCGGCCAGGTCATCAATGAATACCTCGACATTAACGGCAATGCTTTCATCCAGCTGACCCCAACCAGCGCCTCGACCTTCAACTTCGTCGAGCACGCCGTGTTCAACATCGTCCAGGCTGACAGCAATGGCCAGTACTTCCCGATCAACTACGCTGGCGGCAACATTTCCGCAACGTTTGAAGCTTATGGCACGGGTAACTTCTCCGGCGCCTTCACCTTCACCGGCGGCAAGATCACCATGTACCACAACCCGACCAATGGCCAGTACGGCACCACCGCCGGTATCTACGGCGCCAACCTCGGTACCGTGATTGCCAACTTCGACGTGATCGCCGGCGGCGGCGGCAACGTTGATGGTTCGGGCAGCCCAACCAACAATGGCCAGATCAGTGTTAACGCCCGCGCCAGCACCCCGGGCGGCCTGACGGCAGGTTACTTCTTCCGCGGCAATGGCGCTGACCTGGCCAACGAAGACATCCTGTCGTTTGCATTCACCAACGCCAACACCGTGGGCTCGCCAACCAGCCGTCTGGTGAACGAAGTTGCATGCCAGTACGCAGCTTACGCCGGTCCTGGCTGCGCTGGCGGTACTTACCGTAACGTTGCAGGTAGCCACTTCTTTGTAAGCAACAACGGTCAGTTCAAGCTGGCATCGGAAGTACCAGAGCCAGGTTCGCTGGCACTGCTGGGCCTGGCCATGCTGGGCGCAGGCGTAGTCAGCCGCAAGCGCAAGCAAGCTTAA
- a CDS encoding DUF3300 domain-containing protein, translating to MKLLTLAFCLALAGCAATPPGSHTSHAPRDPRQWRVVSVTPVPAGTAARVAATSPDGKAVEYSYNPAPFHPPPAVYTPRPVYSPGPYYPEPAYYWPPVHLSLGFVFGHHWSRGRMRGGWRR from the coding sequence ATGAAATTACTGACGCTCGCTTTCTGTCTTGCTCTTGCGGGATGTGCTGCCACACCGCCCGGCAGTCATACCAGTCATGCGCCACGCGATCCTAGGCAGTGGCGCGTGGTGTCGGTCACGCCAGTGCCGGCCGGGACGGCCGCACGTGTGGCGGCTACCTCTCCCGATGGCAAGGCAGTGGAGTATTCCTACAATCCTGCTCCCTTCCATCCGCCGCCGGCGGTGTACACGCCCCGCCCCGTGTACAGCCCGGGGCCATACTATCCGGAGCCGGCCTATTACTGGCCGCCCGTGCACCTGAGCCTGGGATTTGTGTTCGGGCACCACTGGAGCCGCGGCCGCATGCGCGGTGGCTGGCGGCGCTGA
- a CDS encoding DUF72 domain-containing protein has translation MTNTASPGAGAPARLLTGCAGWTITRDTAHAFETDGSHLERYARVFPAVEINSSFYRPHQVRTYERWAASVPDDFRFSVKLPRTITHDARLVDIGTPLDQFAAEAGALGHKLGCVLVQLPPKLEFDAMVAAPFFARLQDSFGCTIACEARHPSWFGAQATALLTECAVVRVIADPAKGQDGPHVPTTSTMYVRLHGSPRIYYSSYPDDYLAQLARDLDDHVAAGRTVWLIFDNTASGASLANALSIASLSAAHRGG, from the coding sequence ATGACCAATACCGCTTCCCCCGGCGCCGGCGCGCCGGCCCGCCTGCTGACCGGCTGCGCCGGCTGGACCATCACGCGCGACACCGCGCACGCCTTTGAGACAGATGGCAGCCACCTGGAGCGCTACGCCAGGGTATTTCCGGCGGTGGAGATCAACTCCAGCTTTTACCGGCCGCACCAGGTGCGTACTTACGAGCGCTGGGCGGCCAGCGTCCCTGACGACTTCCGCTTTTCGGTCAAGCTGCCGCGTACGATCACGCACGACGCGCGCCTGGTCGATATCGGCACGCCCCTGGACCAGTTCGCTGCCGAGGCAGGGGCGCTGGGCCACAAGCTGGGGTGCGTGCTGGTGCAACTGCCGCCCAAGCTGGAATTCGATGCCATGGTAGCGGCGCCGTTTTTCGCACGCCTGCAAGACAGTTTTGGCTGCACGATCGCCTGCGAAGCGCGCCATCCGAGCTGGTTCGGTGCGCAGGCGACGGCGCTGCTGACGGAGTGCGCGGTGGTGCGCGTGATTGCCGACCCGGCCAAGGGACAGGACGGGCCCCATGTGCCAACCACCTCCACCATGTATGTGCGCCTGCATGGTTCGCCGCGCATTTATTACTCGTCCTATCCGGACGACTACCTGGCGCAGCTGGCGCGCGATCTGGACGACCATGTGGCAGCCGGCCGCACGGTCTGGCTTATCTTTGACAATACGGCTTCCGGCGCGTCGCTTGCCAATGCGCTGAGCATCGCCTCCCTGTCCGCCGCACACCGCGGCGGCTGA
- the trxC gene encoding thioredoxin TrxC, whose product MSDPVHIVCPHCDAVNRLAPARLADQPVCGKCTRELFMSKPIDVTSARFSKHIERNDIPVLVDFWAVWCGPCKMMAPAFAQAAQRLEPRMRLLKVDTENVQDIAARYNIRSIPTLALFQGGREVARQPGAMDAGSIVAWAEGNVRP is encoded by the coding sequence ATGTCCGACCCTGTCCATATTGTGTGCCCCCATTGCGACGCCGTGAACCGGCTGGCACCTGCGCGCCTCGCCGACCAGCCGGTGTGCGGCAAGTGCACGCGCGAGCTGTTCATGTCCAAACCCATCGACGTGACCAGCGCGCGCTTTTCCAAGCATATCGAACGCAATGACATTCCCGTGCTGGTCGATTTCTGGGCCGTGTGGTGCGGGCCTTGCAAGATGATGGCGCCGGCCTTTGCCCAGGCGGCGCAGCGGCTCGAACCGCGCATGCGGCTCCTGAAGGTCGATACGGAAAACGTGCAGGATATCGCCGCGCGCTACAACATCCGCAGCATCCCGACGCTGGCACTGTTCCAGGGCGGGCGCGAAGTGGCGCGCCAGCCAGGCGCCATGGATGCGGGCAGCATCGTGGCCTGGGCCGAGGGGAATGTGCGACCCTAA
- a CDS encoding cystathionine beta-lyase encodes MKPSPQTNLIHGDYTPPAGFAAFPVPIHHASTVLFESVAAMRSGDWKDKSGYTYGLHGTPTTFTLEAKLAALEDGRFCLLAPSGLAAIAMVNFAFLKSGDDVLLPENVYAPNRELGRWLSSDFGISARYYDPMIGAGIGALIQPNTRLIWTEAPGSVSMEVPDLPAICQAAREQGVLVALDNTWSAGLALRGFAHGVDIIMQALTKYQSGGSDVLMGAVITREQSLNERLAMAHMRLGMGVGADDAYLVLRGLSSMKLRFAAHDAAARRIALWLKARPEVARVLHPALPDCPGHETWKRDFHGAGGLFSVIFDARYSEQQTDAFVDSLALFGIGYSWGGAHSLAMPYRIGTMRRGWEGAGTLVRFNIGLEEPDDLIADIEQALAVLAP; translated from the coding sequence ATGAAGCCATCGCCGCAAACTAACCTCATTCACGGCGACTACACGCCGCCGGCGGGGTTTGCGGCCTTTCCGGTGCCGATCCATCATGCCTCCACGGTGCTGTTCGAGAGCGTGGCGGCCATGCGCTCGGGCGACTGGAAGGACAAGAGCGGCTACACCTACGGCCTGCACGGCACGCCCACCACCTTTACCCTGGAAGCGAAACTGGCCGCGCTTGAAGACGGCCGTTTCTGTCTGCTCGCACCCAGCGGCCTGGCTGCCATTGCCATGGTTAATTTCGCTTTCCTGAAAAGCGGCGACGACGTGCTCTTGCCGGAGAACGTCTACGCGCCCAACCGTGAACTGGGCCGCTGGCTGAGCAGCGACTTCGGCATCAGCGCGCGCTACTACGACCCCATGATCGGGGCCGGCATCGGGGCCCTGATCCAGCCCAACACGCGCCTGATCTGGACCGAGGCGCCCGGCTCGGTGTCGATGGAAGTGCCGGACCTGCCGGCCATCTGCCAGGCCGCCAGGGAACAAGGCGTGCTGGTGGCGCTGGATAACACCTGGTCGGCGGGCCTGGCCCTGCGCGGATTTGCGCATGGCGTCGATATCATCATGCAGGCCCTGACCAAGTACCAGTCCGGCGGCTCGGACGTGCTGATGGGCGCCGTCATCACGCGCGAGCAGTCCCTCAATGAGCGCCTGGCCATGGCCCACATGCGCCTGGGGATGGGCGTGGGGGCTGACGATGCCTACCTGGTGCTGCGCGGCCTGTCGAGCATGAAGCTGCGCTTCGCCGCCCATGATGCGGCGGCCCGCAGGATCGCCCTGTGGCTCAAGGCGCGCCCGGAAGTGGCGCGCGTGCTGCACCCGGCGCTGCCCGATTGTCCGGGCCACGAGACCTGGAAGCGTGACTTTCATGGCGCCGGCGGCCTGTTCTCGGTGATTTTCGACGCTCGCTACAGCGAGCAGCAGACCGATGCCTTTGTCGACAGTCTGGCGCTGTTTGGCATCGGCTACAGCTGGGGCGGTGCGCACAGCCTGGCCATGCCGTACCGGATCGGCACCATGCGGCGCGGCTGGGAAGGCGCCGGCACGCTGGTGCGTTTCAATATCGGCCTGGAAGAGCCGGACGACCTGATCGCCGACATCGAACAGGCGCTGGCGGTGCTGGCCCCTTAG
- the rimO gene encoding 30S ribosomal protein S12 methylthiotransferase RimO, whose translation MTELRRIPINAAAPKVGFVSLGCPKALVDSEQILTQLRAEGYDTAKSYEGADLVIVNTCGFIDAAVQESLDAIGEALAENGRVIVTGCLGAKKDAQGDDIIMKVHPKVLAVTGPHALGEVMDSVHLHLPKPHEPFIDLVPAQGVKLTPKHYAYLKISEGCNHRCSFCIIPSMRGDLVSRPIADLMLEAENLFKSGVKELLVISQDTSAYGVDVKFRSGFWNGRPVKTHMTQLVEALGQLAAQYGAWVRLHYVYPYPHVDQVIPMMSGGHVLPYLDIPMQHAHPDVLKRMKRPASGEKNLDRIQAWRAMNPDLTIRSTFIAGFPGETEAEFEYLLDFLKEAQIDRLGCFAYSPVEGATANLLDNPVPEEVREERRARVMMLQEEISAKRLQAKVGQSMRVLVDEVGAREAIGRSWADAPEIDGVVHIKRSLVPGKKLAVGEFAEVKITASDAHDLWATVV comes from the coding sequence ATGACCGAACTCCGCCGTATCCCCATCAATGCCGCCGCTCCCAAGGTAGGCTTCGTTTCGCTAGGCTGCCCCAAGGCGCTGGTCGATTCCGAACAGATCCTGACCCAGCTGCGCGCCGAAGGCTACGACACGGCCAAGTCGTATGAAGGGGCTGACCTGGTGATCGTCAACACGTGCGGCTTCATTGACGCCGCGGTGCAGGAGTCGCTCGACGCCATCGGCGAGGCCCTGGCCGAAAACGGCCGCGTGATCGTGACCGGTTGCCTGGGCGCCAAGAAGGATGCGCAGGGCGACGACATCATCATGAAGGTGCATCCCAAGGTGCTGGCCGTGACCGGTCCGCACGCGCTGGGCGAGGTCATGGACTCGGTCCACCTGCACCTGCCCAAGCCGCACGAACCCTTCATTGACCTGGTGCCGGCGCAGGGCGTCAAGCTCACGCCCAAGCACTATGCCTATCTCAAGATCTCTGAAGGCTGCAATCACCGCTGCAGCTTCTGCATCATCCCGTCCATGCGCGGCGACCTGGTATCGCGCCCGATCGCAGACCTGATGCTGGAAGCGGAAAACCTGTTCAAGTCCGGCGTCAAGGAGCTGCTCGTCATTTCGCAGGACACCAGCGCCTACGGCGTGGACGTCAAGTTCCGCTCCGGTTTCTGGAACGGGCGCCCGGTCAAGACCCACATGACGCAACTGGTCGAGGCCCTGGGCCAGCTGGCAGCGCAGTACGGCGCGTGGGTGCGCCTGCACTATGTGTATCCATACCCGCACGTGGACCAGGTGATCCCGATGATGAGCGGCGGCCATGTCCTGCCTTACCTCGACATCCCCATGCAGCACGCCCATCCCGATGTCCTCAAGCGCATGAAGCGCCCGGCCAGTGGCGAGAAAAACCTGGACCGCATCCAGGCCTGGCGCGCCATGAACCCGGACCTGACGATCCGCTCGACCTTCATCGCCGGCTTCCCGGGCGAGACCGAAGCCGAGTTCGAATACCTGCTGGACTTCCTCAAGGAAGCGCAGATCGACCGCCTGGGATGCTTTGCCTATTCGCCCGTCGAAGGGGCCACCGCCAACCTGCTTGACAACCCGGTGCCGGAAGAAGTGCGCGAAGAGCGGCGCGCGCGCGTGATGATGCTGCAGGAAGAAATCTCGGCAAAGCGCCTGCAGGCCAAGGTCGGTCAGAGCATGCGCGTGCTGGTGGACGAAGTGGGCGCGCGTGAAGCCATTGGCCGTTCGTGGGCCGATGCGCCCGAGATCGACGGCGTGGTCCACATCAAGCGCTCGCTGGTGCCGGGCAAGAAGCTGGCGGTGGGCGAATTCGCAGAAGTGAAGATCACCGCCTCCGACGCCCACGACCTGTGGGCCACGGTCGTCTGA
- the phaR gene encoding polyhydroxyalkanoate synthesis repressor PhaR — protein MSSAKKSSERLIKKYPNRRLYDTQTSSYITLTDVKQLVLDADEFTVVDAKSNEDLTRSILLQIILEEEANGAPMFSSGVLAQIIRYYGHAMQGMMGSYLEKNVQAFTDIQNKFTSGAAIEGKPFSPEMWTQFMNVQAPMMQGMMNNYIDQSKNLFVQMQEQMQNQSKTIFGAFPFPPVDKK, from the coding sequence ATGAGCAGTGCAAAAAAGAGCAGCGAACGCTTGATCAAGAAGTATCCGAACCGCCGTCTGTATGACACCCAGACCAGTTCCTATATCACGCTCACCGACGTCAAGCAGCTGGTACTCGATGCCGACGAATTCACGGTCGTGGACGCCAAGTCGAACGAGGATTTGACGCGCAGTATCCTGCTGCAGATCATCCTGGAAGAGGAAGCCAATGGCGCGCCCATGTTTTCCAGCGGCGTGCTGGCCCAGATCATCCGTTATTACGGCCACGCCATGCAGGGCATGATGGGTTCCTATCTGGAAAAGAACGTGCAGGCGTTCACCGATATCCAGAACAAGTTCACCAGCGGCGCCGCCATCGAAGGCAAGCCCTTCAGCCCGGAAATGTGGACCCAGTTCATGAATGTCCAGGCGCCCATGATGCAGGGCATGATGAACAACTATATTGATCAGAGCAAGAACCTGTTCGTGCAGATGCAGGAACAAATGCAAAACCAGAGCAAGACCATCTTTGGTGCATTTCCCTTCCCGCCTGTAGACAAGAAGTAA